TACCAGCGCCTCGTCAAACGTCGTGTTCGCAGCCATCTCATACGATTTGCTGCTGGAGAAGGAAAGCGGCCATTTATACTGTTCCTGCTCGTCCATCAGTTCATCTACGCGGTTGTCGTCCACATAACTCAGTTTTACCTGCGGTGCCATAATCGTCTCGGTCTTGCCTCCGCGCTCTTCTATTTTCAAAGTGTACTCGTTGATCTTTTCAATAATACTTTCCTTGACTTCATCAACCGTTTTGTTGCTGCAGTCAATTCCGTTGATCGTTGACCCTTCAAAAAAGTGACTCGAATAATAAAAAGCGATTCCCAGATAGCCAATCAGCATGATCGCTATATATCCGATTAAAACGCCCAGAATGATTTTCCTGGCTCTCTTTTTATTTTTCATCTGATTTCCCTTACTTCCCTGTTTTTTTGCGCTTGTCAGGTGACAAACTGTCACAATTTCCCTATCATTGTAACACCGAATTCATTGATGGTAAAGGGTTAAAAAAAGGAGTTTTTGAATTCACAAAAACTCCTTACTTTTTAAATCATTATGATTCTCTGTGCTATTTTTCACTCAGGATTTTATCAATGCTCACAAGTTTTACACTCAGTACAAAGATATCTGCAGCAACAGAAAGTTCCTCCGGAGTCGGGAAAGACGGTGCGATCCGGATGTTGCTGTCTTTCGGATCATTGCGGTATGGATAGGTAGCGCCTGCGCCTGTCATCACGAGACCGGCCTCTTTTGCTTTTGCCACGATCGCCTTTGCACATCCTTCCAGCGCATCGAATGAGATAAAGTATCCGCCTTTCGGCCTGATCCATGAACCGATCTGAAGCCCGGAAAGCTCACGCTCCAGGACCTCGATCACCGCCTCAAACTTCGGACGCATGATCGCTGCATGTTTCTTCATATGCTGACGCATTCCGTCAATATCTTTGAAGAATCTGACGTGACGCAGCTGATTTAATTTATCATGTCCGATCGTCTGATAGAACATGTAATTTTTTGCCTCCTCCAGATTCGCCTCGGATGCAGCGAGTGCCGCGATACCGGAACCCGGAAAACTTACTTTTGATGTGGAAATGAATTTGTATACCATATCCGGATTTCCGGCCTTTTCACATTCTGTCAGAAGTTCCAGGATCACATCCTGATTTTCCGGCTCATCATACAGATGATGGATGGAGTATGCATTATCCCAGAAAATTCTGAAGTCTTTTGCTGCCGGTTTCAGATTCGCAAATCTCTTCACAGTCTCATCGGAGAAGGAGATCCCCATCGGGTTCTGGTATTTCGGTACACACCAGATACCTTTGACGGATTCGTCCTCGGCTACCAGCTTTTCCACAATATCCATATCCGGTCCGGTCGGCAGCATCGGAACATTTACCATTTCAATTCCGAAGTATTCTGTCACTGCGAAATGTCTGTCATATCCCGGTACCGGACACAGGAATTTAACCTTATCCAGTTTTGCCCACGGCGTGCATCCCATCACACCTTTTGTCATGGAACGGGCAACCGTATCAAACATGATACTGAGGCTGGAGTTACCGTAAATCAGAATGTTTTTTTCCGGCACTTCAGACATATCCGCCAGCAGTTTCCTTGCCTCCGGAATCCCTTCCAGTACGCCGTAATTACGGCAGTCAACGCCTGCTTCGCAGACCATATCAGAATCGCTCGTCAGAACGTCCATCATGCCGTTGCTGATATCAAGCTGTGCCTTCGCCGGTTTTCCTCTGGACATGTCCAGCTTCAGGCCTTTTCCCTTCACGTCCTCATATTTTCGTTCCAGTTCCTGTTTTAATGTGAGCAGTTCCTCCCTGCTCATCTGGTTATATGCTTTCATACGCGCCTCCTCGCTTATCCTTTGCTCTTTCATTCATTAAGTGTTATTTTATGAGGCAATTGACGTAATGTCAAGCACATCCTTCATTTTTATTAAAAACGTCTTAAATATCTCCGCTTTTCGCCAGTCATTATGCAATTTATTTCCCTGTTCCCTTCATTTCCGCTGGATTTCCTTCTCAATTCAGGCCTGTATGCAGGGTAATCCTGCAATCTTCTTTTAAAGGGAATTCAATAAACAGGATCTTAATGACAATTTTTCTTTCTTCTGCTATAATCGAACCATACGAAAAAGAAGGGATGGTCAAACTATGTGGATTGCTGACGGCTGGAAAGACTATGAGGTGCTTGATACCTCAGACGGAGAAAAACTGGAGCGCTGGGGAAAGTATATCCTTGTGCGGCCTGATCCCCAGGTGATCTGGGATACGCCGAAAAACAACCCCGGCTGGAAGAAAAAAAACGGACATTATCACCGCAGCAAAAAGGGCGGCGGTGAATGGGAATTTTTCCATCTGCCAAAGCAGTGGACGATTCAATATAAGGATCTGACATTCAACCTGAAACCATTCAGCTTTAAACATACCGGCCTTTTTCCGGAACAGGCCACAAACTGGGACTGGTTCAGTGATAAGATCAAAAATGCCGGACGGCCGGTCAAGGTCCTGAACCTGTTCGCCTATACCGGCGGAGCCACACTTGCCGCTGCCGCTGCGGGAGCAAGCGTCACACATGTCGATGCATCCAAGGGGATGGTCAGCTGGGCGAAGGAAAATGCTGTTTCATCAGGTCTCGGAGAAGCTCCTATCCGTTGGATCGTCGATGACTGTGTTAAATTTGTAGAACGCGAAATCCGGCGCGGAAATCATTACGATGCCATCATCATGGATCCCCCCTCCTACGGTCGTGGTCCAAAGGGCGAGATCTGGAAGATCGAGGAGGCAATTCACCCGCTGATCAAGCTGTGCGCACGCCTTTTAAGCGACAGACCGTTGTTTTTCCTGGTGAATTCTTATACTACGGGACTGGCCCCTGCCGTGCTTACTTATATGATCGCTACGGAATTGAAACGATTCGGCGGCACCGTTGACTCACAGGAAGTAGGGCTGCCGGTAACCG
The Ruminococcus gauvreauii genome window above contains:
- a CDS encoding PLP-dependent aminotransferase family protein, which translates into the protein MKAYNQMSREELLTLKQELERKYEDVKGKGLKLDMSRGKPAKAQLDISNGMMDVLTSDSDMVCEAGVDCRNYGVLEGIPEARKLLADMSEVPEKNILIYGNSSLSIMFDTVARSMTKGVMGCTPWAKLDKVKFLCPVPGYDRHFAVTEYFGIEMVNVPMLPTGPDMDIVEKLVAEDESVKGIWCVPKYQNPMGISFSDETVKRFANLKPAAKDFRIFWDNAYSIHHLYDEPENQDVILELLTECEKAGNPDMVYKFISTSKVSFPGSGIAALAASEANLEEAKNYMFYQTIGHDKLNQLRHVRFFKDIDGMRQHMKKHAAIMRPKFEAVIEVLERELSGLQIGSWIRPKGGYFISFDALEGCAKAIVAKAKEAGLVMTGAGATYPYRNDPKDSNIRIAPSFPTPEELSVAADIFVLSVKLVSIDKILSEK
- a CDS encoding class I SAM-dependent methyltransferase; protein product: MWIADGWKDYEVLDTSDGEKLERWGKYILVRPDPQVIWDTPKNNPGWKKKNGHYHRSKKGGGEWEFFHLPKQWTIQYKDLTFNLKPFSFKHTGLFPEQATNWDWFSDKIKNAGRPVKVLNLFAYTGGATLAAAAAGASVTHVDASKGMVSWAKENAVSSGLGEAPIRWIVDDCVKFVEREIRRGNHYDAIIMDPPSYGRGPKGEIWKIEEAIHPLIKLCARLLSDRPLFFLVNSYTTGLAPAVLTYMIATELKRFGGTVDSQEVGLPVTDSGLVLPCGASGRWER